A single genomic interval of Lewinellaceae bacterium harbors:
- a CDS encoding altronate dehydratase: MKNKLLKVHPKDNVIVALRDFKAGERVEWNGATIELLENIPVKHKFSERDFQAGEEIIMYGVLVGKVTKNIFKGSRISRENVTHSAGGFQVGERNTTWQPPDVSRFKGRTFNGYHRQDGKVGTMNYWLVIPLVFCENRNIQVIQDAMLEQLGYASSRQFSVETGKLVQLYQSGAGAEAILEADIIRDAAEIQRNRLFPNVDGIKFLRHDGGCGGIRQDSETLCRLLAGYITHSNVAGATILSLGCQNAQFQLLEEALQAMDPNFSKPMYILEQQKSNSERDFIAEAVKKTFAGLMEANKTERSPAPLSKLKLGLECGGSDGFSGISANPALGYTSDLLVALGGTAILSEFPELNGVEQELINRCVDDGIAGKFAGIMQAYAQRAVDVGSGFDMNPSPGNIKDGLITDAMKSAGAAKKGGTSPVVDVLDYTEQATKPGLNLLCTPGNDVESTTGLAGSGANLIVFTTGLGTPTGNPVAPTVKMASNTVLAQRMPDLIDINAGTVISGEDTIETKGEELLDYLIRVASGEATPNAVRLGQDDFIPWKRGISL; this comes from the coding sequence ATGAAAAACAAGCTATTAAAAGTACACCCTAAAGATAACGTCATCGTCGCGCTGCGCGATTTCAAAGCCGGCGAGCGGGTGGAATGGAACGGGGCAACCATTGAACTGCTCGAAAACATTCCCGTGAAGCACAAATTCAGCGAACGGGATTTTCAAGCCGGCGAAGAGATCATCATGTACGGCGTGCTGGTCGGCAAGGTCACCAAAAACATCTTCAAAGGCAGCCGCATTAGCCGGGAGAACGTCACCCACTCCGCCGGCGGCTTCCAGGTCGGCGAGCGCAATACAACCTGGCAACCCCCGGATGTTTCCCGGTTTAAAGGCAGGACGTTCAACGGATATCACCGGCAGGACGGCAAGGTAGGCACGATGAATTACTGGCTGGTCATACCTTTGGTTTTCTGTGAAAACCGCAACATACAGGTCATCCAGGACGCCATGCTGGAGCAACTGGGATATGCCTCCAGCCGGCAGTTTTCGGTGGAGACCGGGAAGCTCGTACAGCTCTACCAAAGCGGCGCCGGAGCGGAAGCCATCCTCGAAGCCGATATCATCCGCGATGCGGCCGAGATACAGCGCAACCGCCTGTTTCCCAATGTCGACGGCATCAAATTCCTGCGGCACGACGGCGGCTGCGGCGGCATCCGCCAGGATTCGGAAACGCTGTGCCGCTTGCTGGCCGGTTACATTACCCACTCCAACGTAGCAGGGGCGACCATCCTGAGCCTGGGCTGCCAGAATGCCCAGTTTCAACTCCTGGAGGAGGCCCTTCAGGCGATGGATCCGAACTTCAGCAAGCCCATGTACATCCTGGAACAACAGAAGAGCAATTCGGAGCGGGATTTCATAGCCGAGGCCGTCAAAAAGACCTTCGCCGGGCTGATGGAAGCCAATAAAACGGAGCGCAGCCCCGCCCCACTCAGCAAACTAAAGCTGGGGCTGGAATGCGGCGGCTCCGACGGCTTCTCCGGCATCTCCGCCAACCCGGCGCTGGGCTACACCTCCGACCTGCTGGTCGCCCTGGGCGGCACCGCCATCCTGTCGGAATTCCCGGAGCTGAACGGAGTAGAGCAAGAGCTGATCAACCGCTGTGTGGACGACGGCATCGCCGGCAAATTCGCCGGCATCATGCAGGCCTACGCCCAGCGGGCAGTAGACGTCGGCTCCGGCTTCGACATGAACCCTTCTCCCGGCAACATCAAAGACGGGCTGATCACGGACGCCATGAAATCGGCGGGCGCCGCCAAAAAGGGCGGCACGTCTCCGGTGGTGGATGTGCTGGACTATACCGAACAGGCTACCAAACCGGGGCTGAACCTGCTCTGCACGCCGGGCAATGACGTGGAAAGCACCACCGGCCTGGCCGGCTCCGGCGCCAACCTGATCGTTTTCACCACCGGCCTGGGCACGCCTACCGGCAACCCGGTTGCTCCGACCGTCAAAATGGCCAGCAACACCGTACTCGCCCAACGGATGCCCGACCTGATCGACATCAACGCCGGCACGGTCATTTCCGGCGAAGACACCATCGAAACCAAAGGCGAAGAACTGCTGGACTACCTCATTCGGGTGGCCAGCGGAGAAGCTACGCCTAATGCCGTTCGGCTGGGGCAGGATGATTTTATTCCCTGGAAACGGGGGATATCGCTTTAG
- a CDS encoding bifunctional 4-hydroxy-2-oxoglutarate aldolase/2-dehydro-3-deoxy-phosphogluconate aldolase, translating into MARFTRIQVAQAMAETGMVPLFYHSDVELGKKAIAACYRGGARLLEFTSRGDFAHEVFGELNKYCARELPEMIMGVGSVTDAAAASLYMQLGANFVVTPVLREDIALACNRRKVLWSPGCGSLAEIARAEELGCEIVKLFPGGTYGPGFVKDIKGPQPWTSVMPTGGVSPTLESLKAWFDAGVTCVGMGSKLISGDILKSGDFEMLEKRTRDALGIIRGLKG; encoded by the coding sequence ATGGCAAGATTTACGCGTATACAAGTTGCACAGGCGATGGCCGAAACGGGCATGGTGCCGCTGTTCTACCACTCCGATGTGGAGCTGGGAAAAAAGGCTATAGCCGCTTGCTACCGGGGCGGAGCGAGATTACTCGAATTCACCAGCCGGGGCGATTTCGCCCACGAGGTATTCGGAGAGCTGAACAAATACTGCGCCCGAGAGCTGCCGGAAATGATCATGGGGGTGGGCTCGGTGACGGATGCAGCGGCGGCCTCCCTTTACATGCAGTTGGGCGCCAATTTCGTGGTAACGCCTGTGCTGCGGGAAGACATCGCCCTGGCATGCAACCGGCGCAAAGTGCTCTGGTCTCCCGGCTGCGGCTCCCTGGCGGAAATCGCCCGGGCGGAGGAGCTGGGTTGTGAGATTGTCAAGCTGTTCCCGGGCGGGACTTACGGCCCCGGGTTTGTAAAGGACATCAAGGGGCCCCAGCCCTGGACGAGCGTGATGCCCACCGGCGGCGTCTCCCCTACCCTGGAGAGCCTGAAAGCCTGGTTCGATGCCGGCGTCACCTGCGTTGGCATGGGTTCCAAACTGATATCCGGCGACATTCTAAAATCCGGCGATTTCGAAATGCTGGAAAAGCGGACACGGGATGCGCTGGGGATTATTCGGGGGTTGAAGGGGTGA
- a CDS encoding TRAP transporter substrate-binding protein: protein MHSKTSKLFILFVLSLAILSSCGKISKVKYLKLAHGLDNSHPVHKGMEYMAERVAEKSDGRLQIEIYPSQQLGTERQCLELLQIGSLAMTKVSAAVMENFAPNIQVLSLPYIFRDKEHGFKALDGEVGKKLLVQGEKYWLRGLTYFDAGQRSFYSKKPIRTPDDLQGMKIRVQESVTAINLVRALGGAPTPISWGELYTALQQGVVDGAENNPPSFFISRHYEVCKYYTLNEHTSVPDMLIIGTVAWNRLTPQEQEWLQEAAYEATIYQRKLWAEAEQHALDEVQKAGVEIIYPDKTLFAEKTRSILESYKDKPEMYQIIQEIQAVE from the coding sequence ATGCATAGCAAAACATCAAAATTATTTATCCTTTTTGTTCTAAGCCTGGCCATCCTGAGCAGCTGCGGGAAGATTTCCAAAGTCAAATACCTGAAGCTGGCCCATGGGCTCGACAATTCCCATCCGGTGCACAAGGGCATGGAGTATATGGCCGAGCGGGTCGCGGAGAAGTCGGACGGGCGGTTGCAGATCGAAATCTACCCCAGCCAGCAACTGGGCACGGAGCGCCAATGCCTGGAGTTGCTGCAGATCGGCAGCCTGGCAATGACCAAAGTTTCGGCGGCGGTCATGGAAAATTTCGCGCCCAATATCCAGGTGCTTAGCCTGCCCTACATCTTCCGGGATAAAGAGCACGGCTTCAAAGCCCTGGATGGGGAAGTCGGGAAAAAGCTGCTGGTGCAGGGTGAAAAATACTGGCTCCGGGGGCTCACCTACTTTGATGCCGGACAGCGGTCTTTTTATTCTAAAAAGCCGATACGGACCCCGGATGACCTCCAGGGCATGAAGATCAGGGTACAGGAAAGCGTAACGGCCATCAACCTGGTGCGCGCACTGGGCGGCGCCCCGACGCCGATCTCCTGGGGCGAGCTCTATACCGCATTGCAGCAAGGCGTGGTCGATGGGGCCGAAAACAACCCGCCCAGTTTTTTCATTTCCCGCCACTATGAAGTCTGCAAGTATTATACCTTAAACGAACATACCTCTGTGCCCGACATGCTGATCATTGGCACCGTGGCCTGGAACCGGCTAACCCCCCAAGAGCAGGAGTGGTTGCAGGAAGCTGCTTACGAAGCCACCATTTACCAGCGGAAGCTGTGGGCCGAAGCGGAACAACACGCTCTGGACGAAGTGCAAAAAGCCGGCGTAGAGATCATCTACCCGGACAAAACCCTTTTTGCCGAAAAGACCAGAAGCATACTGGAAAGCTATAAAGACAAGCCGGAAATGTACCAAATCATTCAGGAAATTCAAGCCGTAGAGTAA
- a CDS encoding TRAP transporter large permease subunit, which produces MEILILVLSFLILLSIGVPVAWSIGISSLLTMMVGIPAIPAFTTVTQRMATGLDSFALLAIPFFILAGQIMNRGGIARRLVKFAKTLVGSLPGGLAHVNIIAAMLFGAIAGSAVAAASAIGSFMTDEMEKEGYSREFAAAVNITSSTTGLTIPPSNILIVYSLASGGVSIAALFLAGYVPGILTGVFLMIVSAIWAKRKGFPAGKRSKLSEVFRSFLDAFPSLLLLVVVIGGIVAGIFTATEASAVAVLYCLVLTYLYKEVSMKDVPGIFLDSVGTTAIVMLLIGTSMSMSWIMAYEDIPQNITSILLSISDSKVVILLIINLTLLFVGIFMDMTPAVLIFTPIFLPVVTEMGMDPTHFGIIMVLNLCIGLCTPPVGSVLFVGVGIAGTTIEKVVRPLLPLFIAMIVALMLVTYIPGLSLWLPRAFGF; this is translated from the coding sequence ATGGAAATACTGATCCTCGTCCTTTCTTTTCTCATACTGCTCTCCATCGGCGTGCCCGTTGCCTGGAGCATCGGCATCAGCAGCCTGCTGACCATGATGGTAGGCATTCCGGCCATCCCGGCATTTACGACGGTCACCCAGCGGATGGCCACCGGGCTGGACAGTTTTGCCCTGCTGGCCATTCCCTTTTTCATCCTGGCCGGGCAGATCATGAACCGGGGAGGCATCGCCCGCCGCCTGGTCAAATTTGCCAAAACGCTGGTGGGTTCGCTGCCGGGAGGATTGGCCCATGTCAACATCATAGCTGCTATGTTATTCGGGGCCATTGCCGGTTCAGCGGTGGCAGCTGCTTCGGCCATCGGCAGCTTCATGACCGACGAAATGGAGAAAGAAGGATACAGCCGGGAATTCGCCGCTGCGGTCAACATCACTTCCTCCACGACCGGCCTGACCATCCCGCCCAGCAACATTCTGATCGTTTACTCCCTGGCCAGCGGAGGAGTTTCCATTGCCGCCCTCTTCCTGGCGGGTTATGTGCCGGGCATCCTTACCGGAGTTTTCCTGATGATCGTCTCGGCGATATGGGCTAAAAGGAAAGGGTTTCCCGCAGGGAAGCGCAGCAAATTGAGCGAAGTCTTTCGCAGTTTTCTCGATGCCTTTCCCAGTTTGCTGCTGCTGGTGGTGGTTATCGGCGGCATTGTAGCCGGCATTTTCACCGCCACCGAAGCCTCGGCCGTCGCCGTGCTCTATTGCCTGGTGTTGACTTACCTTTACAAAGAAGTGTCTATGAAAGATGTGCCGGGCATTTTCCTGGATTCGGTAGGCACCACAGCCATCGTCATGCTGCTCATCGGCACCTCCATGAGCATGTCCTGGATCATGGCCTACGAAGATATTCCGCAGAACATCACCTCAATCCTGCTATCGATTAGCGACAGCAAAGTTGTGATCCTGCTGATCATCAACCTCACCCTGCTCTTCGTCGGCATATTTATGGATATGACCCCTGCTGTTCTCATCTTCACGCCCATTTTTCTGCCGGTGGTTACCGAGATGGGCATGGACCCTACCCATTTCGGGATCATCATGGTGCTGAACCTCTGCATCGGCCTGTGCACGCCTCCGGTCGGTTCAGTGCTGTTCGTCGGGGTGGGCATCGCCGGCACGACCATAGAAAAGGTGGTCCGCCCCCTGCTGCCCTTGTTCATTGCCATGATCGTGGCGTTGATGCTCGTTACGTATATACCGGGGCTGAGTTTGTGGCTGCCGAGGGCGTTTGGGTTTTAA
- a CDS encoding 6-phosphofructokinase, translating to MQKSIAIICGGGPAPGINTVVSTVAKVFLKEGYRVLGVHFGYEGLFAENPKIKEFDFFHADRIFSRGGSTLVMSRFKPKDTDFKVDFFVKNNVKLLVTIGGDDTASTANRLAKFLKKEGVEISNIHVPKTIDNDLPLPGRNPTFGFHSAKDEGVRIGTTLYEDARTTHSWFVMSAMGRTAGHLAFGIASACHFPMMIIPEMFNKTTPTMEKIINLIVSSMVKRKIEGVEYGVALISEGVFHILSEEEIKNCGVTFTYDAHGHPELGNVSKANVFNILLQEKLKALGLDIKSRPMDAGYELRCCRPIGFDLTLCTLLGIGVKDLYDQGVSGCIVSADAEGNISPLFLSDFENSEGKIPPRLVNVESTIAKLCFRNLDFLAPKDFDKAKAYLPDPAEYEFNRLLNW from the coding sequence ATGCAAAAATCAATCGCTATCATTTGTGGCGGCGGGCCGGCGCCCGGCATCAACACTGTGGTCAGCACCGTGGCCAAGGTTTTCCTGAAAGAAGGTTACCGGGTGCTGGGGGTACACTTTGGGTATGAAGGTTTATTTGCCGAAAACCCAAAGATCAAAGAGTTTGACTTTTTCCATGCCGACCGGATCTTTAGCCGGGGAGGTTCTACCCTGGTGATGAGCCGGTTTAAACCCAAGGATACCGATTTTAAGGTAGATTTCTTCGTAAAAAACAACGTAAAGCTGCTGGTTACGATTGGCGGGGACGACACCGCTTCGACGGCCAACCGGCTGGCCAAATTTCTAAAAAAAGAAGGGGTGGAGATTTCCAATATCCACGTTCCCAAAACCATTGACAACGACTTGCCCCTTCCCGGCAGAAACCCCACTTTCGGTTTCCACAGCGCCAAGGACGAAGGAGTGAGGATCGGAACCACCCTTTATGAAGATGCCCGGACGACGCACAGCTGGTTTGTCATGTCAGCCATGGGAAGGACGGCCGGACATCTGGCGTTCGGCATTGCGTCAGCTTGCCATTTCCCCATGATGATCATTCCGGAAATGTTCAACAAAACAACGCCCACCATGGAAAAGATCATCAACCTGATCGTTTCCTCCATGGTCAAGAGGAAAATCGAAGGAGTGGAATACGGCGTGGCGCTGATCAGCGAAGGAGTTTTCCACATTCTGTCGGAAGAAGAGATCAAAAATTGCGGCGTTACTTTTACCTATGACGCCCACGGACACCCCGAACTGGGCAATGTGAGTAAGGCCAATGTTTTTAATATCCTTCTGCAGGAAAAACTCAAAGCACTGGGACTGGACATCAAAAGCCGGCCCATGGACGCAGGCTATGAACTGCGTTGCTGCCGGCCGATCGGGTTCGACCTGACTCTGTGCACGCTTCTGGGCATTGGCGTAAAGGATCTTTATGACCAGGGCGTAAGCGGGTGCATCGTGAGCGCCGACGCCGAGGGAAACATTTCTCCCCTCTTCCTATCTGATTTTGAAAATTCGGAGGGCAAAATCCCGCCTCGCCTGGTGAATGTAGAATCGACTATTGCCAAGCTCTGCTTTAGGAACCTGGATTTTTTGGCCCCGAAAGACTTCGACAAAGCAAAAGCTTACCTGCCCGATCCTGCGGAATATGAATTCAACCGGCTATTGAACTGGTAA
- a CDS encoding PQQ-binding-like beta-propeller repeat protein, whose product MYKFEKVRKYAWPSVVLAILMVWQCTACAPPPSTEEYTGWLVYAGSKTGIRYSSNKEVNTENVQQLKVAWVYRTGDSDPDNRSQIQCNPIVVNGVLYGTSPQSKLFALNAASGELLWVFDPFTVPGVMKTPAATYQVNRGVTYWQDERGVDKRILYTAGPRLYSIDAQKGTLVQSFGQDGAIDLRERLDVDRSPSETYAVGTSPGIIYRNLIIMGMRVSEDAGALPGHIRAFDVRTGERRWVFHTIPHPGELGYDSWEDPDAWKKMGGANNWAGMALDEQRGIVYVPTGSASPDFWGGGRKGQNLFANSLIALDAATGQYIWHYQAVHHDLWDRDLPANPILTAVRHKGQAIDAVAQITKHGYIFLFDRVSGEPLFPIEEKPFPSSDLAGETAWPTQPIPTLPEPFARQHFGPEEVTDLNPETHAYMLEQYHQIKYREPFTPPSKAGVWIFPGFDGGGEWGGAAVDPETQVLYVNSSELPWSLTMIDRPEQPAKAAVPLSPGQAVYLQHCLVCHGPERKGYGIAFPSLEELHLKYKEPEVRAILENGRNMMPAFPQIPANEKEALLAFLLEQEQDRPVLSETVEAPQPPSPPASTVDQPPYVMTGYHRFLDKDGYPGIKPPWGTLNAVSLNSGKLLWKVPLGEYPELTAKGFPITGTENYGGPAVTAGGLVFIAATKDEKIRAFNKTNGKVLWEAPLPAAGYATPSVYSVNGRQFVVIACGGGKIGSKSGDQYVAFALPN is encoded by the coding sequence ATGTATAAATTCGAAAAGGTTAGAAAATATGCTTGGCCTTCAGTTGTTCTCGCTATACTGATGGTATGGCAGTGCACGGCCTGTGCCCCCCCACCCTCTACAGAAGAATACACAGGCTGGCTGGTATATGCCGGTTCAAAAACGGGTATCCGGTATTCTTCGAATAAGGAGGTCAATACGGAAAATGTACAACAGCTGAAAGTAGCCTGGGTATACCGCACCGGCGATAGCGACCCCGACAACCGGTCGCAAATTCAGTGTAACCCCATCGTGGTGAATGGCGTGTTATACGGCACCTCTCCTCAGTCGAAGCTGTTTGCTTTAAATGCGGCCTCCGGCGAACTGCTGTGGGTGTTCGACCCTTTTACCGTGCCTGGGGTGATGAAAACGCCGGCGGCTACCTATCAGGTCAACCGGGGAGTGACCTACTGGCAGGATGAACGAGGAGTGGATAAACGGATACTGTATACGGCGGGCCCTCGCCTGTACAGCATTGATGCACAAAAAGGAACACTGGTCCAAAGCTTTGGCCAGGATGGCGCCATCGACCTGCGGGAAAGGCTGGATGTAGACCGCAGCCCTTCAGAAACATATGCGGTAGGTACCTCGCCAGGCATCATTTATCGGAATCTGATCATCATGGGCATGCGCGTATCGGAAGATGCGGGCGCGCTCCCCGGCCATATTCGCGCTTTTGATGTGCGCACCGGGGAACGCCGCTGGGTTTTTCACACCATCCCACACCCGGGAGAGTTGGGTTACGACAGTTGGGAGGACCCCGATGCCTGGAAAAAAATGGGCGGCGCCAACAACTGGGCGGGCATGGCCCTGGATGAACAGCGGGGCATTGTTTATGTCCCCACCGGTTCGGCATCTCCCGATTTTTGGGGAGGAGGGCGGAAAGGGCAGAACCTGTTCGCCAACAGCCTGATTGCTCTTGACGCGGCTACCGGTCAGTACATCTGGCACTACCAGGCCGTGCATCACGACCTGTGGGACCGCGACCTGCCTGCCAATCCCATACTTACTGCGGTTCGCCATAAGGGCCAGGCCATCGACGCTGTGGCTCAGATCACCAAACATGGCTATATATTCCTTTTTGACCGGGTAAGCGGAGAACCTTTATTTCCCATTGAGGAAAAGCCATTTCCTTCTTCTGACCTAGCAGGAGAAACCGCCTGGCCCACCCAGCCCATTCCCACGCTTCCCGAACCTTTTGCCCGCCAGCATTTCGGGCCGGAAGAGGTTACTGATCTTAACCCGGAAACCCACGCTTATATGTTGGAGCAATACCACCAAATCAAATACCGGGAGCCTTTCACCCCGCCGAGCAAGGCCGGCGTATGGATATTTCCCGGCTTTGACGGCGGCGGGGAGTGGGGTGGCGCTGCCGTAGATCCCGAAACCCAGGTGCTGTACGTCAATTCCAGCGAACTGCCCTGGTCTCTGACGATGATCGACCGGCCGGAGCAGCCCGCGAAGGCGGCTGTTCCGCTTAGCCCGGGCCAGGCTGTTTATCTTCAGCATTGCCTGGTTTGCCATGGGCCGGAGCGGAAAGGCTATGGAATTGCCTTCCCTTCGCTAGAGGAGCTGCATTTAAAGTACAAAGAGCCGGAAGTCAGGGCAATCCTGGAGAATGGAAGAAATATGATGCCGGCTTTTCCGCAGATTCCGGCGAATGAGAAAGAGGCCCTGCTGGCTTTCCTGCTGGAACAGGAACAAGACCGGCCTGTGCTTAGCGAGACAGTTGAAGCTCCCCAGCCTCCCAGCCCTCCGGCGAGTACAGTAGATCAGCCGCCCTATGTCATGACCGGTTACCACCGTTTCCTGGATAAGGATGGATATCCAGGGATAAAACCTCCCTGGGGAACCTTGAATGCTGTAAGCCTCAACAGCGGCAAGCTCCTGTGGAAGGTACCCCTTGGAGAATATCCGGAGTTAACGGCCAAAGGCTTTCCCATTACGGGCACGGAAAACTATGGAGGGCCGGCCGTGACTGCCGGCGGACTGGTGTTTATCGCCGCAACCAAAGACGAAAAAATCCGGGCTTTCAATAAAACCAACGGCAAAGTCCTTTGGGAAGCGCCTTTGCCGGCCGCCGGCTATGCTACTCCGTCAGTTTACAGCGTGAATGGCCGGCAATTTGTGGTAATCGCTTGCGGCGGAGGCAAGATCGGCAGTAAATCCGGAGATCAGTATGTGGCTTTTGCTTTGCCGAATTAG
- a CDS encoding tagaturonate reductase produces the protein MNTTLQPLNKQTAGKATFPIRILQFGEGNFLRAFVDWIIHRMNKKLDFQGGVAVVQPINRGLIPLLNEQDGLYTLYLKGIRDGKVVSEHELIECIQEGIDPYQDYDAYLKQALNPELRFIISNTTEAGIAFNEADKLDDRPQESFPGKLAVFLYHRFRHFTGDRSKGCIIIPCELIDRNGDKLKEVLLQYAKLWKLGADFEQWLEQGCIFCNTLVDRIVPGYPKDRIEEIWQELGYKDQLVCEGEQFHLWVIEAPERAHQEFPAEKAGLNVLFTDNMEPYRTRKVRILNGAHTSMVPVSYLYGIETVREAVEHPVLGPFVREVVFEEIIPTLDLPAAELEQFAKDVLDRFRNPFIKHYLISIALNSVSKFKTRVLPSLLEYVNRKGSLPRRLVFSLAALIRFYQGEANGKAIPLQDDDWVVEFLGNQWGRHDRTEAGMEKLAEAVLQWEEAWGENLNTVPGLKALLTKYLFAIDKDGMEKAIQAAGFIR, from the coding sequence ATGAATACCACTTTACAGCCTTTAAATAAACAAACAGCCGGCAAAGCTACCTTCCCCATCCGCATTCTCCAATTTGGCGAAGGCAACTTCCTGCGCGCCTTCGTCGACTGGATCATCCATCGGATGAATAAAAAACTCGATTTCCAGGGCGGCGTGGCTGTTGTGCAGCCCATCAACCGAGGGTTGATACCGCTGCTCAATGAACAGGACGGCTTGTATACGCTCTATCTGAAAGGAATCAGGGATGGCAAGGTGGTCAGCGAACACGAGCTGATTGAATGCATTCAGGAAGGCATCGACCCTTACCAGGATTACGATGCCTACTTAAAGCAGGCCCTCAACCCGGAGCTGCGTTTCATCATTTCCAACACCACCGAAGCCGGCATCGCTTTTAATGAAGCTGACAAGCTGGATGACAGGCCCCAGGAAAGCTTCCCCGGCAAGCTAGCGGTTTTTCTCTACCATCGCTTCCGGCATTTTACCGGCGACCGGAGCAAGGGCTGCATCATCATTCCGTGCGAATTGATCGACCGAAACGGCGACAAGCTAAAGGAAGTGCTTTTGCAATACGCCAAATTGTGGAAACTGGGCGCAGACTTTGAGCAATGGCTGGAGCAAGGCTGCATTTTTTGCAACACCCTGGTCGACCGCATCGTGCCCGGTTACCCCAAAGACCGGATCGAAGAGATTTGGCAGGAACTGGGCTACAAGGATCAGCTGGTTTGCGAAGGAGAGCAGTTCCACCTCTGGGTCATCGAAGCTCCCGAACGCGCCCACCAGGAGTTCCCGGCAGAAAAGGCGGGCCTCAATGTCCTGTTCACCGACAATATGGAACCCTACCGCACCCGCAAGGTGCGCATCCTGAACGGGGCCCATACCTCCATGGTGCCGGTCAGCTACCTCTACGGCATCGAAACGGTGCGGGAAGCGGTGGAACACCCGGTGCTGGGGCCATTCGTCCGGGAAGTTGTTTTCGAAGAGATCATTCCTACCCTGGACTTGCCGGCGGCAGAGCTGGAGCAATTTGCCAAAGACGTGCTGGACCGCTTCCGCAACCCCTTTATCAAGCACTACCTGATCTCCATTGCGCTGAATTCGGTGTCCAAGTTCAAGACTCGGGTACTACCCTCTTTGCTGGAATATGTCAACCGCAAAGGCAGCCTGCCCCGGCGCCTCGTCTTTTCCCTGGCCGCCCTGATCCGTTTTTACCAGGGAGAGGCCAATGGCAAAGCCATCCCGCTTCAGGATGACGACTGGGTGGTCGAATTTCTGGGCAACCAATGGGGCCGGCATGACAGAACGGAAGCCGGCATGGAAAAACTAGCGGAGGCGGTATTGCAATGGGAAGAAGCCTGGGGAGAAAACCTCAATACAGTGCCCGGACTTAAGGCTTTGCTGACGAAATACCTGTTTGCCATTGACAAAGACGGAATGGAAAAAGCCATCCAGGCAGCCGGGTTTATCCGTTAG
- a CDS encoding TRAP transporter small permease, producing MRDRIDKILGNFLALLMGIMTLDVLWGVFTRYAMGSQASWTEELARFLLIWIGILGAAYAAGKNMHLSIDLLMPKLQEKGKKQLYRIISLLIIAFAFTVMVIGGIRLIYITQVLGQLSPALRIPMAVVYSVVPLSGILVIYYKASNMVGYDQLHQ from the coding sequence ATGCGAGATCGAATCGACAAAATACTGGGGAACTTCCTCGCCCTGCTCATGGGCATCATGACCCTCGATGTGCTGTGGGGCGTTTTCACCCGCTACGCCATGGGCAGCCAGGCCAGTTGGACCGAAGAGCTGGCCCGCTTCCTGCTGATCTGGATTGGCATCCTGGGAGCGGCCTACGCCGCCGGGAAAAACATGCACCTTTCCATCGACCTGCTGATGCCCAAATTGCAGGAAAAAGGAAAAAAGCAATTGTACCGGATAATCAGCTTGCTGATCATCGCCTTTGCCTTCACAGTCATGGTCATTGGCGGTATCCGGTTGATCTACATCACCCAGGTGCTGGGGCAGTTGTCGCCGGCCCTGCGCATACCTATGGCAGTGGTATATAGCGTAGTGCCCCTGAGCGGGATTCTGGTTATCTACTATAAAGCCAGCAATATGGTTGGATACGATCAACTGCATCAATAA